The following is a genomic window from Flavobacterium sp..
AGCCTGAATAAGAAGCACAAAAAATAAGTTTAGCCCTAGTTGTGGTGACCTTTGGGTTAAACATGATTAAGCCAAGTCGTGAGATTTGGCTTTTTTGTTTTAGATTTCACCAAAGTGATTGAGTTGTACTTCAATAACAATGACTTCTGCATTATGACAGTACAAATCATTGTATTTTGCAAAATCAATTGCTTTATTTCTACTATCAAAAGCACCAAAAAAGACTCTTGATGCTTTAGATTTCCAATTATCGGTTTGAAATAATAAAAACAGGCTCATAGTATTATATTTAGTTTTAAAAAAAGTTTATTTGTTACTATAGCGATGAATGATTACTCTACGCATATCATTAATTAGATTAATATTTTCGTGAAATTGTTTTTCTTTTTGAGCTAGTAATTTTAAAGTTTCTACATGTTTTATATGTGCCTCATATTCTACCATTAAATGTGCGGATTTTGAGAAGAATTCTTTTTTAAAATCAGGTAGTCGTAAAAATGAAATTACAGAACCCACTAAATGTTGGTGCCAAAATTTTGATTTCCATAAACTATATGCTACCCAAAAGATATTTTCACAATCTTTTTCATTGTCAAATATGATTACAAAACTATTTGTGAATGGTTCATTTTGAGGTTTTCCACTATTCATTCCTTTGTTTAAAGTAAAGAAATGAGGTTTGTTGTAGCTTGTGCCTACTTTGTGAGATTTGATGATGTAATTTTGCATAATACAAGGATTTAAAAGGTTAAGTTCCTTCGTCTTTCCTTCGTGATTGCCTGAAATGTGAATGGAAACCGAGATGCCCCACACACATTTTTGCAAAAGAAAAAAGGAAAAAAAGAAAGCCGTCTTGCCTTGTGGAGGGTATCAAAAAAGCAAGTTTTACGGGTAAAATACTACCCAACTTAGGAGTGTTCAGTGGTCAGTTTACAGTGGTCAGTCAACTGGAAATTGAGGGTGGAGATTTTATCCGGAACCGAAGGCTTGAACTTGCTTTTTTGAATACCCGGAACAAACCTTTGGCTTCTTTTTTATCCTTTTTTTTGTGAAAATGTTTACCCAAAATGTTCTTATGAACTAGGGTTTTAGGGGTGTTCAATCGGGGCTGGTGAACAAGGGTGTTTTTTTATTTGCTTACGTGGTGAAGCGGTTGTGGTTGCAAATAAAAATACACGCTTGTGGTGGTTTGATTTTTGAGGATGCTTGATAGTTCAGTTAGCAGTCGCAGTTTTCAGTTAGCAGTTAACGCCTGATGGAAAAGGGAAGCATCTTCAAAAAACAATGTGATACTTCCTAGTGATTGGGCAGTAGCGGAACAAGGGTGTGGTTTTCTTTTTGCTGGACGACCTCGATTTCGCTCGGTTTGACAATAAATCTTAATAAAAAATTAGAAAAAGAAAACCACACTCTTGTGGTGGAAATTTGATTTTTGATAATGCCTGATGGTTTAGTTGGCAGTCGCGGTTTTCAGTTAGCAGTTTTGGTCTACTGGTAATGGGAGGCATTTTCAAAAAACAATGAAAATTACGTTAGCGGTAGCGTTCCTATTTTTTTCGGGTGGGTGCGGCTGGGAGCGGATATTTTACATAATAACCCTTATAACTTTCAGGGGGACTGCGTGGGGTGTTGGGAATGAATTATAAGGTTTATTATGTAATAATAGCTTGGGAGTGGTTTTTGTGTGTTTTTAGCGTTTGTTTTCTGGATTGGGTGTAAGTGGATAAAAAAAGGCGGACTGTGCGCGAGGGGTTGGGAAAACAGGGAGCCTTTTTTTATTGACTTACTTTGGGGAAAACAAGTGCTAAAAACACACAAAATACCACATATGCGGTGGGGAGCGTTGGACTGGGTGGGTAAAAATACGACAGCGAAGCGTTCCTATTTTAAAAAAGACAACAAGAATGCCTATAGATTACTTTCTAGCCCTGATAGTAGCGATACCTTGTAATAGCGTATAGCAGGAATATGGAAAACAAGAATGCCCAAGCATAACGCTTATTAAAAATCATTATTTGGATATAAAAAATTATTTTCTAGTCTGACATTAAGCATTATTATTTTTAATTTATTAAAGTTATTATTATGATTAAGTAAAAGAAAAGATGACACCATAATTTAATCAAATCTATTCTCTATAACCTAAACTATCTTTAGAATTAGGATAAAATAATTCTCTAATTTCATAACTCAATTCATTAACCTCAAATAAATATTCAGTCCCTACATTATAATCTGATATAATACTATTAATTACACTCCATTCATAAATATCTTCACCTTCAACAGTGTTTTCCATTATATATTTTCTATAACTATTTACAATTTTTTTAGTTCCTAAAATTACACTTTCTTCATCATTTATTTGTTTATCAGTTTTAACTTGCATTACACCTAAAGTATGACTTTTATCAGTAAAACGATGCCTTAAATTTTCAATTATTCTTATAACTTTTGGACGATTAAAATCTTCATAAATCAATATTGCATATGTAACAGCTTCTAAAGCTTCATTTTTAGTTATATCTTTAATTAAATCCCCATATAGTCGATTAAAATGTAAGTATCTAGACTTTAGATAATTTTCCTTTCGCTTTACTGTACCATTTTGAGAAAACCTGATGTTATTGGTTAATTGAAAAATAAAAATTATAATTATAATCCACAATTCATTTGCAATTGTTGTGAAATCAGGTAGAATATTTTCTTTTACACTAATGATCTTTTCATAAACAAAATAAGATATAATGATTATTACAGACCAATATAAAGTTTGTCTGTACCAATCTAATAGTTTACCCCTGATAGTAATTAAATTAATAAATAACCGAAAAATGATGTAATAAATATTAACTAAATATATATTATTAACAAATTTATCAAGGTTTAAAGAATATAAGATAGAAGAAATTATTATTAGATAAACAATCGGTGTTAAAACACGAATTAAAAAATTTAAAGCTGGAGCTTCCTCAGCTTTAACAAAAATAGAAATAGCCATATAACCAATAGAATAGGATTGTTTACCTATCCAATTAATTAAAAAAAATAATATTACACCTAATGTAAATTGAATGAAAAATATATCCATATTTCTTACTTTGTTTATTAAAAAAAGTTAATGTAGTCAAAAATAGTAGGTGTTTTTTATTTTCTTTTGCAACGAAACTTTACTGATTATTTATGATTTAGGAGAAATTCTTCGTTTTTAGTTTTTATCTATTTTTGATAATATAAAACCCCATATTGAAACCCATATAATTCTGAATATTACAAATGAATAAGTTATTAAAATAAAATCGTACAAACTAAAATTAAAAGAATTATTCAAAAAAACACTTACTCCTAAATAGCCTATTGAATATAAAACTGTAATTTTAAATATATCTTCAATACTTGAGTCGTCATTAAACCATTTGTCGAAAATGAATGAAATAATTAGGCTTAAGATTAAATTCATTATAAACCATGATAATGAGAGGCAAAAACATAATGATATTATAAACCAAAAATCCATATCAACTAAGGGGTTTGCACTTATTTTTTTAATTAATGGCTGATTAAATAAATAAATACAAACAAAATAGTATGGCATTAAAGCTATAATTGTAAAAAAAGTAGATTTATATGTAACATGTAATTCATCAAAATCTTTAATAAAACTCATAACTTTATATTATTTTATTAATTCCAGTTTGTAATCTTTTATTCAAATTATACATACTTTCAATTTGATATCTTGAATTAGAAAACATTGTTTGGATGTGCTCCTGACTAAAACCAAGTTCTTTAAATATGCATAGTTTTGTTAATGCTTCTAAATAAAATGACATATAGAAAAGTTCCAAGCCTTTTATGGTATCTTCGCTAGAATCGCGGTGAACAATGAAATTACGAGTTTTCACAATTCTTGTAATGATGTGATCGATATCTGTTTCTAAAGGTAATACCGTTTGAAAATCTTCACGTAAACTTTGTAATCTTTCACGGAATGATGGTTCGTTAGCGTGTGCTAATTTGTCGCTAAAGAAAGTTTTTACTTCTTCATTTTCTATATTGGCTAAAATTTCTTTCTTTATTCTCCTAAATTCTGCTTTAGGATATCGTTTGTTGCCTTTAAACCTTCTGTGATAGGTTTCTATGGCAAAGCAACTATTTAGAAAAAAAACATCTGTACTTAATTTTGCTTGAAAATACTTTTCTAAAACTAAATCAATACTATCAGACAATTCATTCAGGTTGTACCATTTTTGCAAAATTGTTTCAATATCATTTTTGATAAAATCGTATTTTACTTTTTTGATAGCATCGACACCATTGTTTTTAAAATTATATTGCTTACAATAAAAATTCATGGCAACTAATTCGTCTAAATTTTCATATTTTACATCTTTATCAAAGAAAGTAAATTTATCTTCACCCTTATCAAAAATACCAATGAAAGCTAAAAATTTTTTAAATTTTTTATATATTTCAATTAACTCCCAAATTGATAGTCTATCGTCTTTTGTTTTAATTCTTAATACAACAGAATCATTAATCTTTAACCCCGTTTCCCTATTCAAATTTTGATTAATTCCAAATCCTACTTCTAAGTTAAATGTATCAAAATCTATTAAATGAACAGTATTGTGTTTAGCTAATTTAATATTTCCTTCAAAGATGTTAACCTCATTGAAAATAGTTTTGTCAAACCAATTTCGTAAAGAGGGCATAGTGACTGAAAGCTGGGTAAATTTTAAATGATCTACGTTTTCAATTTTGAGACCTGTTAAAATATATCTACAACCTATTTTAGTTTCGTAACCACCAATGCCATTACTAGTACCGATCACATTACATTCCAATAAGCTTACATAACCCAAACTAGTAAATGCACCAACTATTAAGTGATATTGCTCTAAACCTAATAAATTTGCTGCTGTTTCAATCCAAAATTCGTCCCCATCCATAAAAAGACTGACACCTTCTATTAATTCATATCGTTCTTCAAAAAAATTTTCAACAGTTTGAGGATTGTTTTGAATTTTATTGCTTTTTGGTAGGTAAATATGTCCGAAATAGGATTGCATAATCTATTTGTTTTTTTTAACAATTAATTGGTTAATCAAAAATATAATTTTCATAAAGTAATGTCAGCGATATTATTTAATTATACTTGTAAGTTTTCAAATAGTTCATCTATTCTTTTATTATCAAAATCTTGACGATATTCATAATCATTGTAATAATTTTCTAACTCTTTTATTTTCTTCTGAGATTCTTCTTCTTTTTTTATATTATCATCTATCAGCTCATTATAAATTTCCTCAGTAATTTCTTCTTCTACATCAATAATAATTTTTGGTAACAAAATTTTATTTAATGTCGATTTTATTTCTTTCAAAGGATCGTAAATATGAATTATAGAATCTTCTTTATCAAAAATTAAATCTTTATATGATGAAAATAGATAATTTTCCTCTTTAACTATAATTTTTGATACTTGGTTAAATACTAAATTAAATCCCTTTTCATTTTCAATAAATTTATTATAATCATGATTGTATTTATAAAATAATGAAGGTAATTGTAATATCAAATCTTTATCGTCTAAATCATCAATTAAATTTTCAATTATATCAATAAAATTTATTTTGATAAATTCAATACTTAATCTTTCCTTATTTAAACTATTTAAAACATAAAAGAAGTTGTATCTAATCCACCATATTTTTTTAAAATCAATTTGTTTTAATAGTATGAAAAGCGTTTCATCAATTTCAATCTCTCGACAATATTTAACCAAAGTAACTATATTTAGTCCAACTAATTTATTTTCCTTAAACCTATCGAGTGAGTCTAATTCATTTTTTTTTACTTTATCACAAATGATTTTTTGCAAGGTTATATCTAGACTAAGTTTTTCTTTCTCAGGGTTAAAAATATCAAGCTGCTCAAAGTATTTAATTGATGAAATTACAGCCGTTTTTTCATTAATATTATTATTCAAATACGATATAAAAAAGTCGGAAAGTGATGGATTAATAAATTTATAATTCTTAATATTCATTTCAATATCGACAATAGAGGCAGAAATAAAACCTTCAAGCAAATTTTTTAGGCTAAGATTATATTGGTTGTTTTCTAATTTATGATTGTTTACATCTCTTTCATACTCCAATCTCTTTTGGTATATTGTATTTAGAAGCTTGTCAT
Proteins encoded in this region:
- a CDS encoding DUF6943 family protein, translated to MQNYIIKSHKVGTSYNKPHFFTLNKGMNSGKPQNEPFTNSFVIIFDNEKDCENIFWVAYSLWKSKFWHQHLVGSVISFLRLPDFKKEFFSKSAHLMVEYEAHIKHVETLKLLAQKEKQFHENINLINDMRRVIIHRYSNK
- a CDS encoding HEPN domain-containing protein; protein product: MQSYFGHIYLPKSNKIQNNPQTVENFFEERYELIEGVSLFMDGDEFWIETAANLLGLEQYHLIVGAFTSLGYVSLLECNVIGTSNGIGGYETKIGCRYILTGLKIENVDHLKFTQLSVTMPSLRNWFDKTIFNEVNIFEGNIKLAKHNTVHLIDFDTFNLEVGFGINQNLNRETGLKINDSVVLRIKTKDDRLSIWELIEIYKKFKKFLAFIGIFDKGEDKFTFFDKDVKYENLDELVAMNFYCKQYNFKNNGVDAIKKVKYDFIKNDIETILQKWYNLNELSDSIDLVLEKYFQAKLSTDVFFLNSCFAIETYHRRFKGNKRYPKAEFRRIKKEILANIENEEVKTFFSDKLAHANEPSFRERLQSLREDFQTVLPLETDIDHIITRIVKTRNFIVHRDSSEDTIKGLELFYMSFYLEALTKLCIFKELGFSQEHIQTMFSNSRYQIESMYNLNKRLQTGINKII